One segment of Gilliamella sp. ESL0441 DNA contains the following:
- a CDS encoding exoribonuclease II, whose product MFQNNPLLAQLKQELHQQTPRIEGTIRAHEKGFGFLDVDVKTSYFIPMAKMKTVCHGDKVSGIVVKNNDKESFEPEILIESALEKFIGRIGFQERSMVIYPENMPSNFAIPCKISNHIQQKLKENDWVVATLTTHPLKEGRQKNFFAHVTDFIIEDDSIFKLWFKTLARYNLERVAPTADNLSINAKELENRQDLTDVCFFTIDSQDTQDMDDAIAISQDENGNYDLKVAIADPTAFISQDSTTDKIAKERSFTTYLPDFNIPMLPKELADDLCSLKANMKRPALVCQIKLDQSGNILQDNISFTTAWIESKAKLSYHNVSDFLENNEKLSSDVPSLSGQLKLLADLANIRFNWRQKNALVFKDISDYRFQLDENRQVKGIIKEPRRIANQIVEEAMVIANQALTMLLQDKIGFGIFNIHTGFDTKYIDQIVKTLVDHGIADFNKEYLTSFEGYKTLRRLIDDNPFLTTRLRKYQTPADFSIEAQPHFGMGFNAYATWTSPIRKYGDIVNHRLIKAYLRNEELISPDKEQLKNMNERRKMLRFAERDMAENLYAQYLSNKVGETFNAEIVDINRGGARVRLTDIGAFAFLPLSMLHPVKEEIISLPEEGLIKINDTIRYKLADNISVSIYQIKTENQSIIAKITNNE is encoded by the coding sequence ATGTTTCAAAATAACCCACTACTCGCACAATTAAAACAAGAACTTCATCAACAAACACCTCGAATTGAAGGCACTATTCGAGCACACGAAAAAGGATTCGGTTTTCTGGATGTTGATGTTAAAACTAGTTATTTTATACCAATGGCTAAAATGAAAACTGTTTGTCATGGCGACAAAGTTTCAGGAATCGTTGTCAAAAATAATGACAAAGAATCTTTTGAGCCTGAAATATTGATTGAAAGTGCTTTAGAAAAATTTATTGGTCGAATTGGATTCCAAGAACGTTCAATGGTTATTTATCCTGAAAATATGCCGAGCAATTTCGCTATACCCTGCAAAATAAGTAATCATATCCAACAAAAATTAAAGGAAAACGACTGGGTGGTTGCAACGCTTACTACACATCCTTTAAAAGAAGGTCGTCAAAAGAACTTTTTTGCTCATGTCACCGATTTTATTATTGAAGATGATTCTATTTTTAAATTATGGTTCAAGACTCTAGCTCGTTATAATTTAGAAAGAGTAGCACCCACAGCAGACAATTTATCAATCAACGCAAAAGAGCTTGAAAATCGTCAAGATTTAACAGATGTCTGCTTTTTTACTATAGATAGTCAAGATACTCAAGATATGGATGATGCCATTGCTATATCTCAAGATGAAAACGGTAATTATGATTTAAAAGTAGCCATTGCCGATCCCACTGCATTTATATCACAAGACAGTACCACCGATAAAATTGCAAAAGAGAGAAGTTTTACGACTTATTTGCCAGATTTTAATATACCAATGTTACCTAAAGAGTTAGCTGATGATTTATGCTCTTTAAAAGCAAATATGAAACGCCCAGCCTTAGTATGTCAGATAAAACTGGATCAATCTGGAAATATCTTGCAGGACAATATTTCCTTTACTACTGCTTGGATTGAATCTAAAGCAAAACTTTCTTATCACAATGTTTCGGACTTTTTAGAAAATAATGAAAAGTTATCATCGGATGTGCCATCTTTATCAGGACAACTTAAGCTATTAGCCGATCTAGCTAATATTCGCTTTAATTGGCGACAAAAGAATGCACTTGTTTTTAAAGATATAAGTGACTATCGTTTTCAACTTGATGAAAATCGGCAAGTAAAAGGTATAATCAAAGAGCCACGCCGTATTGCAAATCAAATTGTTGAAGAAGCAATGGTTATTGCAAATCAAGCATTAACCATGTTATTACAAGATAAAATTGGATTTGGTATCTTTAATATTCATACCGGATTTGATACCAAATATATCGATCAGATTGTAAAAACACTCGTTGACCATGGTATTGCAGATTTCAATAAAGAATACCTAACCAGTTTTGAAGGATATAAAACACTTCGACGATTAATTGATGATAATCCTTTTTTAACAACTCGATTACGTAAATATCAAACCCCCGCTGATTTTTCGATTGAAGCACAGCCTCATTTTGGTATGGGATTCAATGCTTATGCAACTTGGACATCACCAATCCGTAAATATGGAGATATTGTTAATCATCGTTTAATTAAAGCTTATCTGCGTAATGAAGAATTGATTTCACCTGATAAAGAACAACTTAAAAACATGAATGAAAGGCGAAAAATGTTAAGATTTGCTGAACGTGATATGGCTGAAAATCTTTATGCTCAATACTTATCAAATAAAGTAGGAGAAACATTTAATGCTGAAATTGTCGATATAAATCGGGGCGGTGCACGCGTTAGACTTACCGACATCGGTGCTTTTGCTTTTCTACCTTTGTCGATGTTACATCCTGTTAAAGAAGAGATTATATCGCTACCAGAAGAAGGACTTATCAAAATTAACGATACAATACGTTATAAACTTGCTGATAATATATCTGTGTCAATTTATCAAATCAAGACCGAAAATCAATCAATTATTGCAAAGATAACAAACAACGAATAA
- a CDS encoding YecH family metal-binding protein — protein sequence MLSIHGHEVLHMMEGNNYTESSLLEAIEQRFGKDAKFHTCSKTDMDAKQLISFLKTKGKFLPITNREFTVNREKICHH from the coding sequence ATGTTATCAATTCATGGGCACGAAGTTCTACACATGATGGAAGGAAATAATTACACAGAATCATCTTTACTGGAAGCTATTGAACAACGATTTGGCAAAGATGCAAAATTTCATACCTGCTCAAAGACTGATATGGATGCGAAACAGCTGATTTCTTTTTTAAAAACTAAAGGAAAATTTTTACCTATAACAAATAGAGAATTTACAGTAAATAGAGAAAAAATCTGTCATCATTAA
- a CDS encoding glucan biosynthesis protein G, with the protein MNNLLPLNQSSKIFTCKILGILTASLISFSSWAFSFDDVIKKAEDLSHKAYEQPSKNLPKELSSLQFADYQKIAFNHQKAYWGNQKTRFKLEFYHEGMYFDTPVKINEIVNNQVEEIKYDPSYFDLSQLHLDKLDTKHLGFAGFKVHYPINSPTKTDDEIFTALGGSYFRAVGKNQIYGLSARGLALDTGEITGEEFPRFKEFWLERPEPNQKHLVIYALLDSPSVTGAYKITLIPSVDTTVTVEAKVFFRSSVKKLGVAPLTSMFLYGPNQPSPILNYRPAMHDSNGLSILANNNEWIWRPLNNPKRLSFSSYSLESPKSFGLIQRDKGFDDFQDLDDHYEKRPSVWVEILGDWQKGRVELVEIPTADETNDNIVTFWVPKKHYDAGDILDIKYRLHYSLNELQRYPSNIARAISTRLSLGDIKQANLIRKLDGSNAYVIDFAGPQLSNQDPVKVISSINNGSIVSTESQYNSFTKGWRVIVRFNVEDSKKPTDIRIQLASEKTNEILSETWSGQYPAQ; encoded by the coding sequence ATGAACAATTTATTGCCTTTAAATCAATCTAGTAAGATTTTTACCTGCAAAATATTGGGTATTCTTACTGCCTCGTTGATTAGTTTTTCTTCGTGGGCATTTTCATTCGATGACGTGATAAAAAAAGCTGAAGATTTATCACATAAAGCTTACGAACAACCATCGAAAAATTTACCAAAAGAGTTATCATCACTTCAATTTGCCGATTATCAAAAGATTGCTTTTAATCATCAGAAGGCCTATTGGGGAAATCAAAAAACACGCTTTAAACTTGAGTTCTATCATGAAGGTATGTATTTTGATACACCAGTTAAAATAAATGAAATTGTGAACAATCAAGTCGAAGAAATTAAGTATGATCCTAGTTATTTCGATCTTAGCCAACTTCATTTAGATAAACTTGATACCAAACATCTTGGTTTTGCCGGATTCAAAGTTCATTATCCAATCAACTCACCGACTAAAACTGATGATGAAATATTTACCGCACTTGGGGGTAGTTATTTCAGAGCCGTAGGTAAGAACCAAATATATGGTTTGTCTGCAAGAGGGCTTGCGCTCGACACAGGAGAAATTACCGGTGAAGAATTTCCTCGTTTTAAAGAGTTTTGGCTTGAAAGACCAGAACCAAACCAAAAGCATTTAGTCATTTATGCATTACTCGACTCACCTAGTGTAACTGGAGCATATAAAATCACGTTAATACCAAGTGTAGATACAACTGTGACAGTGGAAGCTAAAGTTTTTTTTCGATCATCTGTTAAAAAACTTGGTGTAGCACCTTTAACCAGTATGTTTTTGTATGGACCAAATCAACCTTCACCAATATTAAACTATCGTCCAGCTATGCATGATTCAAATGGATTATCCATTTTAGCCAACAATAATGAATGGATATGGCGACCATTAAATAATCCTAAACGACTATCTTTTTCTTCTTATAGTCTAGAAAGCCCGAAATCTTTTGGTTTAATTCAGCGAGACAAAGGCTTTGATGATTTCCAAGATCTTGATGATCACTATGAAAAACGTCCTAGTGTTTGGGTTGAAATTTTAGGGGATTGGCAAAAAGGTCGAGTTGAACTCGTTGAAATTCCTACCGCTGATGAAACCAATGATAACATTGTCACTTTCTGGGTACCTAAAAAGCACTATGACGCAGGTGATATTCTTGATATAAAATATCGCTTACACTATTCTCTCAATGAACTTCAACGTTATCCAAGTAATATAGCCAGAGCAATTAGCACTCGTTTATCCTTAGGTGACATTAAACAAGCTAATTTGATTCGTAAACTTGATGGTTCTAATGCTTATGTCATTGACTTTGCGGGTCCACAATTGTCCAATCAAGATCCGGTTAAAGTAATTTCAAGTATTAACAATGGTTCAATCGTCAGTACTGAATCACAATACAACTCTTTCACCAAAGGTTGGCGTGTAATTGTACGATTTAATGTTGAAGATAGTAAAAAACCAACTGACATTCGTATTCAATTAGCTTCTGAAAAAACCAACGAGATTTTATCTGAAACTTGGAGCGGTCAATATCCTGCACAATAA
- the mdoH gene encoding glucans biosynthesis glucosyltransferase MdoH yields MKKNYFSNTSDTENWCQIAKNSEMPSNDAAFLKYRLNKISDTETFIDDRQQLPTYPKLERVPVQPQLWNKPYKAKLKPKTSLIALFRRLVMFFLIVIQTYVGTSYLSSLLPYQSWQKINFMANWELNPELAIYSVIPYIIQGFIIALFAILFLWISIGFWTSIMGLILAIIGKDRYTIPIPSDPASHIDNTHRTALVMPICNEDVARVFAGLEATYQSLVETGHAKHCDFYILSDTNDPDLYINELKAWTDFNAQKEDNGCNIFYRHRKRRVKRKSGNIDDFCRRWGHLYEYMMILDADSIMTGDCILKMIAMMEMTPNAGILQSPPKSVRMKTLYGRIQQFANQIYSDIFCSGTHFWQLNEAQYWGHNAMIRLKPFIEHCILSPLQKRKGPLHILSHDLVEASLMRRAGYGVWIAYNLHGSFEELPGNMIEDLKRDNRWCMGNLINLRLIFKSGITLTHRVMFATSGMAYISSLLWLVFLIFSTLLLLVFNFSEPQYFYQSNQFYPTWPKWDEQLAIRLLSTTLILLFAPKFFSYGIILVRTRAKDVGGIFKLTLSIIIEMIWSMILAPIRMIFHSKFVVKAWLGSKIQWKSPSRNDDSLTWGESFYFCWPLSLLGIVWLGVIIWLNPQFTYWYIAILIPLTISPLVIRISGLSSIGMKAKKAGLFLTPEETHPARVVELTGEYLVKTEAASVEHGFIMALIDPVYNALACALSTSRHLKNDKNQLLRDELIKHYENTDLEKITKEQQLAILEDPFILSALHCHVWQQQERYDNLFLIWQNERQY; encoded by the coding sequence ATGAAAAAAAATTACTTTTCTAATACTTCTGACACCGAGAATTGGTGTCAGATAGCAAAAAACAGTGAAATGCCATCTAATGATGCCGCATTTTTAAAATATCGCTTAAACAAAATCAGTGATACTGAAACGTTCATTGATGATAGGCAGCAACTCCCTACTTACCCTAAACTTGAACGTGTTCCGGTTCAACCTCAGCTTTGGAATAAACCTTATAAAGCAAAATTAAAACCTAAAACAAGTTTAATTGCTCTTTTCCGCCGCTTGGTCATGTTTTTTCTTATTGTCATTCAAACCTATGTAGGCACAAGCTATCTATCTTCACTATTACCTTATCAAAGTTGGCAAAAAATCAACTTTATGGCTAATTGGGAATTAAACCCTGAATTAGCAATTTATAGCGTAATTCCCTATATCATCCAAGGATTTATTATTGCGTTATTTGCCATACTGTTTTTGTGGATTTCTATTGGTTTTTGGACCAGTATAATGGGACTAATTTTAGCTATCATAGGAAAAGATCGTTATACGATCCCAATCCCTAGCGATCCTGCGTCTCATATTGACAACACTCATCGAACAGCACTTGTTATGCCAATTTGTAATGAAGATGTTGCACGTGTATTTGCTGGATTAGAGGCGACTTATCAATCATTAGTTGAAACGGGTCACGCTAAACATTGTGATTTTTATATTCTAAGTGATACCAACGATCCGGATCTTTATATTAATGAGCTTAAAGCATGGACTGATTTTAATGCCCAAAAAGAAGATAATGGTTGTAATATTTTTTATCGTCATCGCAAACGCCGTGTAAAACGTAAAAGTGGTAATATTGATGATTTTTGTCGTCGTTGGGGACATTTATATGAGTATATGATGATTCTCGATGCAGACAGCATTATGACCGGTGATTGTATTTTAAAAATGATCGCCATGATGGAGATGACGCCAAACGCAGGTATTTTACAATCACCACCAAAGTCAGTCAGAATGAAAACCCTATATGGACGAATTCAACAATTCGCCAATCAAATTTATAGCGACATATTCTGTTCAGGAACCCACTTTTGGCAATTAAATGAAGCCCAATATTGGGGACATAATGCAATGATTCGTTTAAAACCTTTTATTGAACACTGTATTTTATCCCCACTACAAAAACGTAAAGGTCCACTTCATATATTGTCACATGATCTCGTTGAAGCTTCATTAATGCGACGAGCAGGTTATGGCGTTTGGATAGCTTATAATTTACATGGAAGTTTTGAAGAGCTTCCTGGCAATATGATCGAAGATCTAAAACGAGATAACCGTTGGTGTATGGGGAACTTAATCAACTTAAGATTAATCTTCAAAAGTGGAATTACACTAACCCATCGAGTCATGTTTGCCACTAGTGGTATGGCTTACATTTCATCTCTATTATGGTTAGTATTTTTAATCTTTTCTACCCTACTTTTATTGGTATTTAATTTCTCTGAACCCCAATATTTTTATCAATCTAATCAATTTTATCCCACTTGGCCTAAATGGGATGAACAGTTAGCAATAAGACTATTATCGACGACATTAATATTATTATTTGCACCAAAATTCTTTAGCTACGGCATTATTCTTGTCAGAACAAGAGCTAAGGATGTTGGTGGTATTTTTAAATTAACGTTGTCTATCATTATAGAAATGATTTGGTCAATGATTTTAGCGCCAATTCGTATGATATTTCACAGTAAATTTGTAGTTAAAGCTTGGTTAGGTAGCAAAATTCAATGGAAATCACCTTCAAGAAATGATGATTCTCTCACTTGGGGTGAATCATTCTACTTTTGCTGGCCATTGTCATTATTAGGAATTGTTTGGTTAGGTGTAATCATTTGGCTTAATCCTCAATTTACATATTGGTATATAGCCATTTTAATACCATTAACAATTTCTCCGTTAGTAATTAGAATTTCTGGACTTTCAAGTATTGGTATGAAAGCAAAAAAAGCCGGATTATTTTTAACACCAGAAGAAACACATCCAGCTAGAGTTGTAGAACTAACAGGAGAGTATTTAGTCAAAACAGAAGCAGCGTCTGTTGAACACGGTTTTATCATGGCATTAATTGATCCTGTTTATAATGCACTTGCTTGCGCATTATCGACTTCTCGTCATTTAAAGAATGATAAAAATCAGCTTCTGCGAGATGAACTGATTAAACACTATGAAAATACTGATCTTGAAAAAATTACTAAAGAACAACAACTAGCAATTTTAGAAGACCCATTCATTCTTTCTGCTTTACATTGCCATGTATGGCAACAACAAGAAAGATACGACAATTTGTTCCTAATATGGCAAAATGAACGTCAATATTAA
- the epmA gene encoding elongation factor P--(R)-beta-lysine ligase: MTWQPSASINNLLKRAKIVSQVRQFFADRCILEVETPTLSQYAVTDVHLSSFDSMFFKPGEFEPSKGQKMTLITSPEYHMKRLLAAGSGPIYQICKSFRNHEEVSRIHNPEFTMLEWYRIQFDMMQMINEVDDLLQFILDCEPAERISYQKAFQRHLNIDPLEADHQTLINAANQLDMGIKTDDYDRDSLLQCLFTLGVEPHIGQDKPIAVFNFPASQAALAVISQEDHRVASRFEFYYKGVELANGFKELTNAQEQKLRFEQNNQDRIKLNLPQQNIDIELLAAMEAGLPDCAGVAIGLDRLIMLALDAQSLADVVSFTFDRA, encoded by the coding sequence ATGACTTGGCAACCTTCTGCATCTATCAATAATCTTCTTAAACGAGCAAAAATTGTGTCTCAAGTAAGACAATTCTTTGCTGACCGTTGTATTTTAGAAGTCGAAACTCCAACCTTAAGTCAATATGCCGTCACTGATGTACATTTGAGTTCATTTGATAGCATGTTTTTCAAACCTGGAGAATTTGAGCCATCTAAAGGGCAGAAAATGACCCTGATCACCAGTCCCGAATACCATATGAAACGCTTACTTGCTGCGGGCAGTGGTCCAATCTATCAAATCTGTAAATCCTTTCGTAATCATGAAGAAGTGAGCCGAATTCACAATCCGGAATTTACCATGCTTGAATGGTATCGAATACAATTTGATATGATGCAAATGATTAACGAAGTCGATGATCTTTTACAATTTATCTTAGATTGTGAACCCGCAGAAAGGATCTCATACCAAAAAGCCTTTCAACGACATTTGAATATTGATCCTCTTGAGGCAGATCACCAAACTTTAATCAATGCAGCAAACCAACTGGATATGGGTATTAAGACCGATGATTATGATCGAGATTCATTATTACAGTGCTTGTTTACTTTAGGTGTTGAACCTCATATTGGGCAAGATAAACCTATTGCTGTATTTAATTTCCCCGCTTCACAAGCTGCCCTAGCCGTTATTAGCCAAGAAGATCATCGTGTTGCTAGTCGCTTTGAGTTTTATTATAAAGGCGTTGAGCTAGCGAATGGATTTAAAGAACTGACAAATGCGCAAGAACAAAAGCTACGATTTGAACAAAATAATCAAGACCGTATTAAACTAAACTTACCACAACAAAACATTGATATTGAATTATTAGCGGCGATGGAGGCTGGTTTACCTGATTGTGCTGGAGTCGCTATAGGGTTAGATCGTTTAATTATGCTAGCGCTTGATGCTCAGAGCCTAGCGGATGTTGTATCATTTACTTTTGATAGGGCTTAA
- the rmuC gene encoding DNA recombination protein RmuC, producing the protein MLNALSLTDWIAILFSLVSLILLIILFKCQLTNTNLKQLFEIQLSQKKEELQTLAKQVMQLENELNQYRQQHVAQNMKISELKTRLEETLNSAHERQTILEQSEQRLTTQFENLANRIFEHSGKKIEQQNKQSLDFLLSPLKDQLEGFKKQVQDSFGQEAKERHTLTHEIRNLQQLNELMTKEAINLTNALKGNNKTQGNWGEFILSQILDNSGLRLGYEYETQVNLTNDDNQRLQPDVIVHLPQGGDVVIDSKVTLVAYERYFNGEDDVIKAKAMSDHLIAVRNHLKQLSQKDYHKLIGINSLDYILMFIPVEPAFLCAIDQDPSLINDALKNNIMIVSPTTLLVALRTIHNLWRFEYQNRNAELIADRASKLYDKVRGFVEDMENLGNCIDKAQQTFQSSMNKLSKGRGNVIGQIEKFRELGVEVKKPINPDLALLSMDELERTDDKISN; encoded by the coding sequence ATGTTGAATGCATTAAGCCTAACTGATTGGATAGCAATTTTATTTAGCTTGGTATCATTGATTTTATTGATTATCCTTTTTAAATGCCAATTAACAAATACCAATTTGAAACAACTATTTGAAATTCAATTGTCTCAAAAAAAAGAGGAGTTACAAACTTTAGCCAAGCAAGTGATGCAATTAGAAAACGAGTTGAATCAATATCGCCAACAACATGTTGCCCAAAATATGAAAATTAGCGAGCTGAAAACTCGCTTAGAAGAAACACTTAATTCAGCGCATGAACGACAAACGATACTTGAGCAAAGCGAGCAACGTCTCACTACCCAATTTGAAAACCTTGCTAACCGTATTTTTGAGCACAGCGGCAAAAAAATTGAACAACAAAATAAACAAAGTTTAGATTTTTTATTGTCACCACTTAAAGACCAGCTAGAAGGCTTTAAAAAACAAGTCCAAGATAGTTTTGGTCAAGAAGCGAAAGAGCGTCATACACTGACACACGAAATTCGTAATTTGCAGCAACTCAATGAGCTTATGACTAAAGAAGCAATTAATCTTACCAATGCCTTAAAAGGAAATAATAAAACTCAAGGAAATTGGGGCGAGTTTATTCTTAGTCAAATTTTGGATAATTCTGGATTACGTTTAGGTTATGAATATGAAACACAAGTAAATTTAACCAATGACGATAATCAACGATTACAGCCTGATGTTATTGTACATTTACCTCAAGGTGGTGATGTTGTGATTGATTCAAAAGTCACCCTTGTTGCTTATGAACGCTATTTTAATGGTGAAGATGATGTCATCAAAGCTAAAGCTATGTCAGACCACTTGATAGCTGTCCGTAATCATCTTAAACAACTTAGCCAAAAAGACTACCATAAACTGATTGGGATTAATTCTTTAGACTATATTTTAATGTTTATTCCAGTCGAACCTGCTTTTTTATGTGCTATAGATCAGGATCCGTCATTAATCAATGACGCACTAAAAAATAATATTATGATAGTCAGTCCAACCACACTTTTAGTGGCATTGCGAACTATTCATAATTTATGGCGATTTGAGTATCAAAACCGCAACGCTGAGTTGATCGCCGATAGAGCAAGTAAACTCTATGATAAAGTCCGTGGTTTTGTTGAAGATATGGAAAATCTAGGCAACTGTATAGACAAAGCTCAACAAACCTTTCAAAGTTCAATGAATAAACTATCTAAAGGTCGGGGTAATGTAATTGGACAAATCGAAAAATTCCGTGAACTTGGAGTTGAAGTAAAAAAACCGATCAATCCAGACCTAGCACTGCTCTCAATGGATGAGTTAGAGCGTACAGATGATAAAATTTCAAATTAG
- the xseB gene encoding exodeoxyribonuclease VII small subunit produces MPKKTIKEPSFEETLKQLETIVTQLENGDLPLDEALNEFEKGVKLARAGQKQLKQAEQRIQILLSENSDAELSDFLVENNE; encoded by the coding sequence ATGCCTAAAAAAACGATTAAAGAACCCAGTTTTGAAGAAACGCTTAAACAACTTGAGACCATCGTTACACAATTAGAAAATGGCGATTTACCCTTAGATGAAGCATTGAATGAGTTTGAGAAAGGAGTAAAACTCGCCAGAGCAGGTCAAAAACAGTTAAAACAAGCAGAACAACGAATACAAATTTTACTATCTGAAAATAGTGATGCTGAACTTTCAGATTTTTTAGTTGAGAATAATGAATAG
- the ispA gene encoding (2E,6E)-farnesyl diphosphate synthase, with protein sequence MMNSLKSLQDRIDAFLVSYLSEQPVSKLQQAMNYSLLAGGKRIRPILVYLTGQMFGCPLANLDEPAAAIESIHTYSLIHDDLPAMDNDDLRRGKPTCHIKFDEAQAILAGDALQALAFTLLAESQLIDAQSKISMIAELAQASGLNGMCLGQSLDLQAEHQSVTLEHLQKIHCYKTGALIKCAIRLGAYASGNGAKPYYEHLDHYAEAIGLAFQIQDDILDIIGEQAIMGKPQGSDVAHEKSTFPALIGLQKAQQMTQQLYQQAIDSIKQIPYNSKPLQDLASFIINRNS encoded by the coding sequence ATAATGAATAGTTTAAAATCGTTACAAGATCGGATCGATGCTTTTTTAGTATCATATTTATCTGAACAACCTGTATCCAAATTACAACAGGCTATGAACTATAGTTTGCTTGCTGGAGGTAAACGAATTCGCCCTATTTTAGTTTATTTAACAGGTCAAATGTTTGGATGCCCTCTTGCTAATCTTGATGAACCAGCAGCGGCTATTGAGTCAATACATACTTATTCGCTTATTCATGATGACTTACCTGCTATGGATAATGATGATTTACGCAGAGGTAAACCAACTTGTCATATCAAATTTGATGAAGCTCAAGCAATCTTAGCAGGTGATGCATTACAAGCACTAGCATTTACACTATTAGCTGAAAGTCAATTGATTGATGCACAATCTAAAATTAGTATGATTGCAGAACTTGCTCAAGCAAGTGGTTTAAATGGTATGTGTTTAGGACAATCCCTTGACTTACAAGCCGAACACCAATCGGTCACATTAGAACATTTACAAAAAATTCATTGTTATAAAACTGGCGCATTAATTAAATGCGCAATTCGCCTAGGAGCTTATGCTAGTGGTAACGGTGCTAAACCTTATTATGAACATTTAGATCATTATGCCGAAGCGATTGGACTTGCTTTTCAGATTCAAGATGACATTTTAGATATCATCGGCGAACAAGCGATCATGGGTAAGCCACAAGGTTCGGATGTTGCTCATGAAAAAAGCACTTTTCCAGCATTAATTGGCTTACAAAAGGCTCAACAAATGACTCAACAACTTTATCAACAAGCTATCGATAGTATTAAGCAAATACCTTATAATAGTAAGCCATTACAAGATCTTGCTAGCTTTATTATTAATCGTAATAGTTAA